One window of Populus nigra chromosome 5, ddPopNigr1.1, whole genome shotgun sequence genomic DNA carries:
- the LOC133693164 gene encoding NAC domain-containing protein 6-like, giving the protein MEFDELPGFRFHPTEEELLDFYLTKTVLGQDTADIIGFLNIYNHEPWDLPGLSKIGEREWYFLVHRESVLGRPRRTTEKGYWKATGSDRPIRCLMDPKRLLGHRKTMVFYGGRAPRGSKTDWVMNEYRLPSNCYLSKEIVLCKVYRKATPLKVLEQRAAIEEIVRAPNVTSLSPPMQENFSFYDHQKSFDKFLIEQNNVVHRVEGVTVIEEEDNKIGYPSQIMGVRPIKEHYSELLSPKLVLDWTMDSLWPN; this is encoded by the exons ATGGAGTTTGATGAGCTCCCAGGTTTTCGATTCCACCCAACAGAAGAAGAACTCCTAGATTTCTACCTTACAAAGACTGTCTTAGGTCAAGACACAGCTGATATCATTGGTTTCCTCAACATATACAATCACGAACCTTGGGACTTGCCAG GATTATCGAAGATAGGGGAGAGGGAGTGGTATTTCCTTGTGCACAGGGAGAGCGTTCTTGGGAGACCGAGGAGGACAACCGAGAAAGGTTACTGGAAGGCAACTGGTTCGGACCGGCCCATCCGATGCTTGATGGATCCGAAAAGGTTGTTGGGTCATAGAAAAACTATGGTTTTCTACGGAGGAAGAGCTCCACGAGGGAGCAAAACGGATTGGGTCATGAATGAGTACAGATTGCCTAGCAACTGCTATTTATCGAAG GAGATTGTGCTTTGCAAAGTATATAGAAAGGCAACACCATTGAAGGTCTTGGAGCAAAGGGCAGCTATAGAAGAAATTGTTAGAGCACCTAACGTCACATCTTTATCTCCTCCAATGCAAGAGAATTTCTCTTTTTATGACCACCAAAAGAGCTTCGACAAGTTCTTGATAGAACAAAATAATGTTGTTCACAGAGTAGAGGGAGTGACAgtaatagaagaagaagacaacaaAATTGGTTACCCATCCCAAATAATGGGAGTTCGACCCATCAAAGAGCACTACTCCGAGCTCCTGTCACCAAAGTTAGTCCTGGATTGGACCATGGATTCACTTTGGCCTAACTAA
- the LOC133694161 gene encoding butanoate--CoA ligase AAE1-like has protein sequence MEGIYHCPANYVPLSPISFLERAATVYGDKVSIVYGSNVRFSWKDTFDRCVKVASALVQLKICPGDIVVAFAPNVPALYELHFGVPMAGAVISALNTRLDASTLALALEQLEAKLIFVDYQFTDAVLKALDLLSQKKVNPPHLVVIPECDKSSSMDRKNIASDLDYNCLLEMGRDDFRIIRPNNECDPISVNYTSGSTGKPKGVVYSHRAAYLNSLAVIFRFDMRQMPVFLWTVDMFRCNGWCLTWAMAALGGTNICLRNVSAEIIFDAVSLHKVTHFCGPPAILNTIANAPARASSQSPFPCSVNVVVAGSLPNSEILTKVEGLGFNVYHGYGMTEALGPATIRPWKPESDSTSEIEQEEIRRREGLHNLLLEGVDVKDPKTMESVPNDGKTIGEVMFRGNILMSGYLKSTEITQETLKGGWFHTGDLGVRHPNGYLQMKDRAKDIIISGGEAISTLEVEAVLLSHPKVSEAAVIGQPDALLNEVPCAFVKLKEGFGASAKEIIEFCGDQLPDLMIPRTIVFGELPINFSGKVQKFAMRETVNANTGTGLANC, from the exons ATGGAGGGAATTTATCACTGCCCTGCAAACTACGTGCCCTTGTCACCAATAAGTTTCCTAGAGAGAGCTGCTACGGTTTATGGAGATAAAGTTTCCATTGTGTATGGCAGTAATGTCAGGTTTTCATGGAAAGATACGTTTGACAGATGTGTCAAGGTTGCTTCTGCTTTAGTTCAGTTGAAGATTTGCCCAGGTGATATT GTTGTAGCTTTTGCCCCTAATGTTCCGGCACTTTATGAATTACATTTTGGTGTTCCGATGGCTGGGGCAGTTATTTCTGCGCTTAACACCAGGTTAGATGCATCCACATTGGCTTTGGCATTAGAGCAACTGGAGGCCAAACTCATTTTTGTGGATTACCAGTTCACTGATGCTGTGCTTAAGGCACTGGACCTCCTCTCTCAGAAAAAAGTCAACCCACCCCACCTTGTGGTAATCCCCGAGTGTGACAAATCTTCTTCAATGGACCGCAAAAACATTGCCAGTGACCTGGATTACAATTGTCTTCTTGAAATGGGGAGAGATGATTTTAGGATAATCCGACCGAACAACGAATGTGATCCGATTTCAGTGAATTACACTTCAGGTTCAACTGGAAAACCTAAAGGAGTGGTATATAGTCACAGAGCTGCCTATCTCAACTCCTTGGCTGTGATATTCAGATTTGACATGAGACAAATGCCAGTGTTTCTATGGACAGTGGACATGTTTCGATGTAATGGATGGTGCCTTACATGGGCAATGGCTGCCCTTGGTGGTACCAATATCTGCCTCAGAAATGTCTCGGCAGAAATCATATTCGATGCTGTATCTCTCCACAAGGTAACTCACTTCTGCGGTCCACCAGCTATTTTGAACACCATTGCAAATGCACCAGCTAGAGCTAGTTCCCAAAGTCCATTTCCGTGCAGTGTTAATGTTGTTGTGGCCGGATCATTGCCAAATTCAGAGATTCTCACTAAGGTTGAAGGTTTGGGATTTAATGTGTATCATGGTTACGGCATGACAGAAGCTCTTGGTCCAGCAACTATTAGGCCATGGAAACCTGAATCTGATTCTACGTccgaaattgaacaagaagaaatcaGGAGGCGTGAAGGACTACACAACCTTTTACTTGAAGGGGTTGATGTAAAGGATCCAAAGACCATGGAAAGCGTACCGAATGATGGGAAAACCATTGGTGAAGTGATGTTTAGAGGCAACATTTTGATGTCAGGGTACCTGAAAAGTACAGAAATTACTCAAGAAACCTTAAAGGGTGGGTGGTTTCATACAGGAGACCTTGGAGTAAGGCATCCGAATGGTTACTTACAAATGAAAGACCGAGCTAAGGATATTATCATCTCAGGGGGAGAGGCTATAAGCACATTAGAAGTGGAAGCAGTATTGTTAAGTCATCCAAAGGTTTCAGAGGCTGCCGTTATTGGACAGCCTGATGCTCTTTTGAATGAGGTGCCATGTGCATTTGTGAAATTGAAGGAAGGTTTTGGTGCTAGTGCTAAAGAGATTATTGAGTTCTGTGGTGATCAATTGCCAGACCTTATGATTCCAAGAACTATAGTGTTTGGGGAATTACCAATCAATTTCTCTGGAAAGGTGCAAAAATTTGCTATGAGGGAGACGGTCAATGCCAACACTGGTACCGGCCTTGCCAATTGTTGA